In one window of Petrotoga sp. 9PWA.NaAc.5.4 DNA:
- the rpmB gene encoding 50S ribosomal protein L28, with protein sequence MARKCEICGKEPRNGNTVSKSKVTTRRRWKPNIQKIRSITAEGTVKRMYVCTKCMKAGKVQKA encoded by the coding sequence ATGGCAAGAAAATGTGAGATTTGTGGCAAAGAACCAAGAAACGGCAATACTGTATCTAAATCAAAAGTGACAACAAGAAGAAGATGGAAACCGAATATACAAAAGATAAGAAGTATAACAGCTGAAGGAACCGTAAAAAGAATGTATGTATGTACAAAATGTATGAAAGCAGGAAAAGTTCAAAAAGCATAA
- a CDS encoding GGDEF domain-containing protein — MEKDFILSELHKTLEDLEKNELLDEENSFPFLIFDQLNDLIFLVNDFRTITYVNSKINSLGYSASDFKGKDVAFIFEGEISKQMQFFFSRKASNKIWVFKDYLTKIDGTKVFFEFKLKCFNIDNEYFYVLIGRDLTENEKLKKDIEKLKKDEEEIKKVLELSNIGIWKWDVLNDKITYDNRYQKILGYDKDLFQESWETFEEFIHEEDRKHIVNLIKEHFLERTTIYESTYRIKSKDGNYIWFLSRAGVVEKNKFGLPRFMIGTYTEISEYKEKIDEIKKEKAFIQKVLENMGQGLLILDYDFNIMFANKAFYKMLNLEKPHANNYEDFLVPKYIEVFEKEIEKLKSEKEEIVSFECELKYRPDKIITVIVTAVAYEEEQIKRIILVMTDITEKKKLEELLKRYATFDDLTTTYNRRAGFYALEKYFQLSKRRREPLTIVFIDIDNLKYINDNFGHDAGDFVIKKVADVIKNSLRESDLIIRIGGDEFLLGLPNTKETDVEIIFQRMSKELEKVKFDGEVRISLSWGICEYNNFDEEITLESVIKKADNKMYEMKSAKKE, encoded by the coding sequence TTGGAAAAAGATTTTATTTTATCCGAATTGCATAAAACATTGGAAGATTTAGAAAAAAATGAATTGCTAGATGAAGAAAACTCATTCCCTTTTCTTATTTTTGATCAACTAAATGATCTTATTTTTTTAGTTAACGACTTTCGTACAATTACTTATGTTAACAGTAAAATAAATTCTTTGGGTTATTCAGCTTCTGACTTTAAGGGTAAAGATGTTGCTTTTATTTTTGAAGGTGAAATAAGTAAACAAATGCAATTTTTCTTCAGTCGAAAAGCTTCCAATAAAATCTGGGTTTTTAAAGATTATTTAACAAAAATTGATGGAACTAAAGTATTTTTTGAGTTTAAATTAAAATGTTTTAATATAGATAATGAGTATTTTTATGTTTTGATAGGAAGGGATTTAACTGAAAACGAAAAACTAAAAAAAGATATTGAAAAATTAAAAAAAGATGAAGAAGAAATAAAAAAAGTATTGGAGCTTTCTAATATTGGAATATGGAAATGGGATGTTCTTAACGATAAGATAACTTACGATAATAGATATCAAAAGATTTTAGGATACGATAAAGACTTATTTCAAGAGAGTTGGGAAACATTCGAAGAATTTATTCATGAAGAAGATAGAAAACACATAGTTAACCTGATAAAAGAACATTTTTTAGAAAGAACAACCATTTATGAATCTACTTATAGAATAAAATCTAAAGATGGAAATTATATATGGTTTTTATCAAGGGCAGGTGTTGTGGAAAAAAATAAGTTTGGTCTTCCGAGGTTTATGATTGGAACATATACTGAAATTAGTGAATACAAAGAAAAAATTGATGAAATTAAGAAAGAAAAAGCCTTTATTCAAAAAGTGTTGGAAAATATGGGACAAGGGTTGTTAATATTAGATTATGACTTTAATATTATGTTTGCAAATAAAGCTTTTTATAAGATGTTAAATTTGGAAAAACCTCATGCTAACAATTACGAAGATTTTTTAGTTCCTAAGTATATAGAAGTTTTTGAAAAAGAAATAGAAAAGTTGAAAAGTGAAAAAGAAGAAATCGTTTCTTTTGAATGTGAGTTAAAATATAGACCTGATAAAATTATAACAGTAATTGTTACAGCTGTAGCTTACGAAGAAGAACAAATAAAAAGAATCATATTAGTAATGACTGACATAACTGAGAAGAAAAAGTTAGAAGAGTTGCTGAAAAGATACGCTACTTTCGATGATTTAACGACAACATACAATAGAAGAGCCGGATTTTATGCTTTAGAAAAATATTTTCAACTTTCTAAAAGAAGGAGAGAACCTTTAACAATAGTTTTTATTGACATAGATAATTTAAAATATATTAACGATAATTTTGGACATGATGCAGGAGATTTCGTAATAAAAAAAGTAGCTGATGTAATAAAGAATAGTTTAAGAGAGTCTGATTTGATAATTCGAATAGGTGGTGATGAGTTTTTACTTGGTTTACCTAATACGAAAGAAACTGATGTAGAAATTATCTTTCAAAGGATGTCTAAAGAACTTGAGAAAGTAAAATTTGACGGAGAAGTGAGAATAAGTCTTAGTTGGGGAATATGCGAATACAACAATTTTGATGAAGAGATTACTCTGGAGTCGGTTATTAAAAAAGCGGATAATAAAATGTACGAAATGAAAAGTGCAAAGAAAGAATGA